A genome region from Chlorobaculum tepidum TLS includes the following:
- the rpmE gene encoding 50S ribosomal protein L31: MKPEIHPKYTKVTVNCANCGTTFETRSTRNNNIKVDICSKCHPFYTGKQVLVDTAGRVDRFNKRFAKAAPKASAQ, translated from the coding sequence ATGAAACCAGAGATTCACCCGAAGTATACGAAAGTTACCGTCAACTGCGCGAACTGCGGCACCACCTTCGAAACCCGCTCCACCAGGAATAACAACATCAAGGTCGATATTTGCAGCAAGTGCCATCCTTTCTACACCGGCAAGCAGGTGCTCGTCGATACCGCTGGCCGCGTCGATCGCTTCAACAAGCGCTTCGCCAAAGCTGCTCCCAAAGCCAGCGCCCAGTAA
- a CDS encoding NAD-dependent succinate-semialdehyde dehydrogenase gives MIVTINPATGEQLAEYPVMIAGQIDSVLRQADADFRRWRSTSFGERRTCMKRLAELLREQAEKHGRIITLEMGKPFSQAVAEVNKCAWVCDYFADHAEEFLQPEQSEIDGAKGIVAFEPLGVILGVMPWNFPYWQVLRFAAPILMAGNGIVVKHAPNVTGCAIAIEKLFRDAGFPEHLYRAVHIDLDEVDRLTGFMIDHPVIKAVSVTGSTGAGQAVAAKAGKALKRSVLELGGSDPYIVLEDADLAQAVDACVAGRLLNAGQSCIAAKRFIVRKEIIGEFTKKIVQRMQTAVMGDPFAKSTEVGPIAREDLRDLVHSQVQRSVEAGAELLWGGHVPNAPGWYYPPTVLSGVKPGMPAYSEEIFGPVATIIEVADDDEAVAIANDSEFGLGSAVFSQDVERALGIARRLEAGSCFINTMVKSDPRLPFGGVKQSGYGRELSHHGIREFVNIKTFYLP, from the coding sequence ATGATCGTTACCATCAATCCAGCGACTGGCGAGCAGCTCGCCGAATATCCGGTGATGATTGCCGGGCAGATTGATTCAGTGCTCCGCCAGGCTGACGCCGATTTCCGCCGCTGGCGCTCGACCAGCTTTGGGGAGCGCCGCACCTGCATGAAACGGCTTGCGGAATTGCTCCGTGAACAGGCAGAGAAGCACGGGCGGATCATCACGCTTGAAATGGGCAAGCCGTTCTCGCAGGCGGTGGCCGAGGTGAACAAGTGCGCCTGGGTGTGCGATTACTTCGCCGACCATGCCGAGGAGTTTCTTCAGCCCGAACAGAGTGAGATCGACGGCGCGAAGGGTATTGTGGCTTTCGAGCCGCTTGGCGTGATTCTCGGCGTGATGCCGTGGAACTTTCCGTACTGGCAGGTGCTGCGCTTCGCCGCGCCGATTCTCATGGCGGGCAACGGCATCGTGGTCAAGCACGCGCCGAACGTGACCGGCTGCGCCATCGCCATCGAAAAGCTGTTTCGCGATGCCGGCTTCCCGGAGCATCTTTACCGCGCGGTGCACATCGACCTCGACGAGGTTGACCGGCTGACCGGTTTCATGATCGACCATCCGGTCATCAAGGCAGTCTCCGTGACCGGCAGCACCGGTGCGGGGCAGGCTGTAGCGGCCAAAGCGGGCAAGGCGCTAAAGCGCAGCGTGCTGGAGCTGGGCGGCAGCGATCCCTATATCGTGCTCGAAGATGCCGATCTTGCGCAGGCGGTCGATGCGTGCGTCGCCGGACGCCTCCTCAACGCGGGCCAGAGCTGTATTGCCGCCAAGCGCTTCATCGTGCGCAAGGAGATTATCGGCGAGTTCACCAAAAAGATTGTGCAGCGGATGCAGACGGCGGTGATGGGCGATCCTTTCGCCAAGAGCACGGAGGTCGGCCCCATCGCACGCGAGGACCTTCGCGATCTCGTGCATTCGCAGGTGCAGCGCAGCGTCGAGGCTGGCGCGGAGCTGCTCTGGGGTGGTCACGTGCCGAACGCGCCGGGCTGGTACTATCCGCCGACCGTGCTCTCTGGCGTCAAACCGGGAATGCCCGCCTACTCGGAGGAGATTTTCGGCCCGGTGGCCACGATCATCGAGGTGGCCGACGACGACGAGGCGGTCGCCATCGCCAACGACAGCGAGTTCGGCCTCGGCTCGGCGGTCTTTTCGCAGGATGTGGAGCGCGCGCTTGGCATCGCCCGGCGTCTTGAAGCAGGGAGCTGTTTTATCAACACGATGGTCAAGTCCGACCCGCGCCTGCCGTTCGGTGGCGTGAAACAGTCGGGCTATGGACGCGAGCTGTCGCACCACGGCATCCGCGAGTTTGTCAACATCAAGACTTTTTATCTGCCCTGA
- a CDS encoding GlmU family protein has product MQVIIVEDEKTLRFSPLADLKPVYDLVTGCFSLRQRFVEALGARQKLTWHLRRHIAPWFAEANPGSVVNRVLEDEVLLVNGRLICDAAVTQFIDARKIAPGEALIQNGNLLFCRTTAEPLHVLETVFPDTIDGMVLAGAFSCVEVSGFRLIENLWDPVAMHPAMMREDGAALALGRIEGEVHPSAILVNPSAITVEKGAEVKAGAVLDASDGFIYIGAGAVVEPVALLMENVYIAPGARVKSGARIYSNVCIGGGAKAGGEIEDSIMEPFSNKQHDGFLGHSYISSWCNLGAGTDTSDLKNNYSPVSIETAHGKMATGQQFLGLLMGEHSKCSIGTRFNTGTVVGISSNIFGNGMPAKYVPSFSWGDGNPGTARYEADKAVETARKVMARRKVEMSAAYEAMFRAVAGE; this is encoded by the coding sequence ATGCAGGTCATCATTGTTGAAGACGAAAAAACGCTCCGCTTCTCGCCGCTCGCCGACCTGAAGCCGGTGTACGATCTCGTGACCGGTTGCTTTTCGCTCCGTCAGCGTTTCGTCGAGGCCCTCGGCGCTCGGCAGAAGTTGACCTGGCACTTGCGCCGCCATATCGCGCCGTGGTTCGCGGAGGCCAATCCCGGCTCGGTGGTCAACCGTGTTCTGGAGGATGAGGTGCTGCTCGTCAACGGGCGACTCATCTGCGATGCGGCGGTGACGCAGTTCATCGACGCGCGCAAAATTGCGCCGGGCGAGGCGCTCATTCAGAACGGCAATCTTTTGTTTTGCCGCACCACGGCGGAGCCGCTTCATGTTTTGGAAACGGTGTTTCCGGATACCATCGATGGCATGGTGCTGGCCGGTGCGTTCTCGTGCGTCGAAGTTTCCGGGTTCCGTTTGATCGAGAATCTCTGGGATCCCGTGGCGATGCATCCGGCGATGATGCGCGAGGACGGCGCGGCTCTGGCGCTCGGGCGGATCGAGGGCGAGGTGCACCCGTCGGCGATTCTGGTCAATCCGTCCGCGATCACCGTCGAGAAAGGCGCGGAGGTCAAGGCTGGCGCGGTGCTCGATGCAAGCGACGGCTTTATCTATATCGGCGCGGGTGCGGTGGTAGAGCCGGTGGCGCTGCTGATGGAGAACGTGTACATTGCGCCGGGTGCGAGGGTGAAGAGCGGCGCGCGGATTTACAGCAACGTCTGCATCGGCGGCGGCGCGAAGGCGGGCGGCGAGATCGAGGATTCGATCATGGAGCCGTTTTCGAACAAGCAGCACGACGGTTTCCTCGGCCACTCCTACATTTCGAGTTGGTGCAACCTTGGCGCGGGCACCGACACCTCCGACCTCAAGAACAACTACAGCCCGGTGAGCATCGAGACCGCGCACGGGAAAATGGCCACCGGCCAGCAGTTTCTCGGCCTCTTGATGGGCGAGCACTCGAAATGCTCCATCGGCACCCGCTTCAACACCGGCACGGTGGTCGGCATCTCGTCGAACATCTTCGGCAACGGAATGCCCGCGAAATACGTCCCCTCATTTAGCTGGGGCGACGGCAATCCCGGCACGGCACGGTACGAAGCCGACAAAGCCGTCGAGACTGCGAGAAAGGTGATGGCGCGCCGCAAGGTTGAGATGAGTGCCGCGTATGAGGCGATGTTCAGAGCGGTGGCGGGGGAGTAG
- the recG gene encoding ATP-dependent DNA helicase RecG translates to MPPFLPLQVIKGVGPKRAVILAEAGIRSIADLYDCFPRRYLDRTTIKKIGALRDGETVTVVGSVTGTRFEGGGRGGSRFKAQITDGSGVLELTWFRGVHYFSKTIRSGELVAAHGRVTFFGRTPGMQHPDFDKLGGDDESGDGQRDDELYKTGAIIPIYPTTEAMKQAGLNSAALRRIVHRAFREHPLRITEYLSPEIIAANNLMPIGEAYRQLHFPDSAEQLERARYRMKWSELFFAQLFFALRRTEERRHLTSVRFERSGEKTASLHERLPFTMTSAQKQAVREIYHDLKSGRQMNRLLQGDVGSGKTLVAQFAMTLAVDNGLQAAFMAPTEILAFQHYAGLKNSLEPLGIRVALLTGRQKKKEREEKLARLERGEIDIAVGTHAIIEAGVQFRRLGLVIIDEQHRFGVLQRKALQEKAENPHVLLMTATPIPRTLTMGIYGDLDVSIIAEMPAGRKPIQTRLCCEAEKPELYRLLRKQIAEGRQAYIVYPLVEESEKIDLKAATESYEQLRREVFPELRLGLIHGQLPAAEKEAVMAEFRSGRLDILVGTTVIEVGVDVPNATIMVIEHAERFGISQLHQLRGRVGRGEHASSCFLVYTKLTGDAKDRLQAMAATGDGFRLSEIDLQIRGAGNMLGREQSGAASGLRIADLLTDGDIMRAARAAAFELIRRDETLTHPENALIRDYYMTHFRKRISLADVG, encoded by the coding sequence ATGCCTCCGTTTTTACCGTTACAAGTGATCAAGGGCGTCGGTCCGAAGCGTGCGGTGATACTGGCCGAGGCGGGCATCCGCTCGATTGCCGACCTCTACGACTGCTTCCCGCGCCGCTATCTGGACCGCACCACGATCAAGAAGATCGGCGCACTGCGCGACGGCGAAACCGTGACTGTTGTGGGCAGCGTGACCGGCACACGGTTCGAAGGCGGGGGACGGGGCGGTTCGCGCTTCAAGGCGCAGATCACCGACGGTTCCGGCGTGCTCGAACTGACCTGGTTCCGCGGTGTGCACTACTTCTCGAAAACCATCCGCAGCGGCGAGCTGGTCGCGGCGCACGGGCGTGTCACCTTTTTTGGACGCACGCCGGGAATGCAGCATCCTGACTTCGACAAGCTTGGCGGTGATGACGAGAGCGGCGACGGGCAGCGGGACGACGAGCTGTACAAAACCGGCGCGATCATTCCGATCTATCCCACCACCGAGGCGATGAAGCAGGCGGGCCTCAACTCGGCGGCGCTGCGGCGTATCGTGCACCGGGCGTTCCGCGAGCACCCGCTGCGCATCACGGAGTACCTTAGCCCGGAGATCATTGCCGCCAACAACCTGATGCCCATCGGCGAGGCGTATCGGCAGCTCCACTTTCCCGACTCTGCCGAACAGCTCGAACGGGCGCGCTACCGCATGAAGTGGAGCGAGCTGTTCTTCGCGCAGCTCTTTTTCGCCCTGCGCCGCACCGAGGAGCGGCGGCACCTCACCTCGGTACGGTTTGAGCGCTCCGGCGAAAAGACGGCGAGCCTGCACGAGCGGTTGCCCTTCACCATGACTAGTGCGCAGAAGCAGGCGGTGCGCGAGATTTATCACGACCTCAAAAGCGGACGCCAGATGAACCGCTTGTTGCAGGGCGACGTGGGGTCGGGCAAGACGCTCGTGGCGCAGTTCGCCATGACGCTCGCCGTGGACAACGGTTTGCAGGCAGCCTTCATGGCACCGACCGAGATTCTCGCCTTTCAGCACTACGCAGGTCTCAAAAACTCGCTTGAACCGCTCGGCATTCGGGTGGCGCTCCTGACCGGTCGCCAGAAGAAAAAGGAGCGCGAGGAAAAGCTCGCCCGGCTCGAACGGGGCGAGATCGACATCGCCGTCGGCACCCATGCCATCATCGAGGCAGGGGTGCAGTTCCGCCGGCTCGGGCTTGTCATCATCGACGAGCAGCATCGCTTTGGCGTGTTGCAGCGCAAGGCGTTACAGGAGAAAGCCGAGAATCCGCACGTGCTGCTCATGACCGCCACGCCGATTCCGCGCACGCTCACGATGGGTATCTACGGCGACCTCGACGTTTCGATCATCGCCGAAATGCCCGCCGGGCGCAAGCCGATCCAGACGCGCCTCTGCTGTGAAGCAGAGAAGCCGGAGCTGTATCGATTATTACGGAAGCAGATTGCCGAGGGGCGGCAGGCGTACATCGTCTATCCGCTGGTCGAGGAGTCGGAGAAGATCGATCTCAAGGCGGCCACCGAGAGCTACGAGCAGCTGAGGCGCGAGGTGTTTCCGGAGCTGCGGCTGGGGCTGATTCACGGCCAGCTTCCGGCGGCGGAGAAGGAGGCGGTGATGGCAGAGTTCCGCAGTGGGCGGCTCGACATTCTCGTCGGCACGACCGTGATCGAGGTGGGCGTTGATGTACCCAACGCAACTATCATGGTGATCGAGCATGCCGAGCGCTTCGGCATTTCGCAGCTCCACCAGCTCCGGGGGCGCGTCGGGCGCGGCGAGCACGCCTCGTCGTGTTTTCTCGTTTACACAAAACTTACCGGTGACGCCAAAGATCGGTTGCAGGCGATGGCTGCGACTGGCGACGGATTCCGGCTCTCCGAGATCGATTTGCAGATTCGCGGCGCAGGCAACATGCTGGGCCGCGAGCAGTCCGGCGCGGCAAGCGGCCTCAGGATCGCCGACCTGCTTACCGATGGCGACATCATGCGCGCGGCGCGGGCGGCGGCCTTCGAGCTGATCCGCCGCGACGAAACGCTCACACACCCCGAAAATGCCCTGATCAGGGATTATTATATGACCCACTTCCGCAAGCGAATCTCGCTGGCTGATGTCGGGTGA
- a CDS encoding helix-turn-helix transcriptional regulator, with protein MTQCPVSGLSVTEKEHWSFENRQGNYTRKYSLIGNDIIHVQELASQGIIPDHLYSADFTSLIGEENLTGKPVFIMIDCEPIIDLKFSYKREFTNLVTAQESDLRLIVLYNIKPSVRLQLEMLQSLATEKLPVMLRESYKEAVTSILDFKSGNVSSTKPDDGSDKAFRNAFLAEVSRILMLRQFSQLEIFPPENHASYPYFEILDIMRRDLQALEEEHQQSIERIEQECRVLLASKNSLLDEQIEVCKRSEQRFKAEESALLSRIAALEIEATRISTANAEKNAALRTLCEMIEKINIDPATMEKISAQCATLFETSDQAAMINTELTETDSVFLSKLQKKHPNLNQRELRISLMIKLDYHSRDIARSLGLSTRGIESIRYRLHKKIGLDKHNSLKTYLTNLATESL; from the coding sequence ATGACCCAATGCCCAGTTTCAGGACTTTCGGTTACCGAAAAAGAACATTGGAGCTTCGAAAATCGCCAGGGCAACTATACCAGAAAATACAGCCTGATCGGCAATGATATCATTCATGTGCAGGAACTGGCCAGCCAGGGTATCATTCCGGATCATCTGTATTCCGCCGATTTCACATCACTGATTGGCGAGGAAAACCTCACCGGCAAGCCGGTGTTTATTATGATCGATTGTGAGCCCATCATCGACCTCAAATTCTCATACAAAAGAGAGTTCACGAACCTGGTCACCGCCCAGGAGTCCGACCTCCGGCTTATTGTGCTTTATAATATCAAGCCATCCGTCAGGCTTCAGCTTGAAATGTTGCAAAGCCTGGCAACAGAGAAGCTGCCGGTCATGCTCCGCGAATCATACAAAGAGGCGGTAACCTCGATTCTCGATTTCAAATCAGGCAATGTTTCCAGTACCAAACCCGATGACGGGTCAGACAAGGCTTTTAGAAATGCGTTCCTTGCCGAAGTGTCGAGAATACTCATGCTCAGGCAGTTCAGCCAGCTGGAAATATTCCCTCCTGAAAATCATGCATCATATCCCTATTTTGAAATTCTCGACATAATGCGCCGCGACCTGCAAGCTCTGGAAGAGGAGCATCAGCAGAGCATCGAAAGGATAGAACAAGAATGCCGGGTACTTCTTGCCAGCAAGAATTCGTTGCTCGACGAGCAGATCGAGGTATGCAAAAGGAGCGAGCAGCGGTTCAAGGCAGAGGAGTCTGCACTGCTTTCCAGAATTGCCGCACTGGAGATCGAAGCCACCAGAATTTCAACGGCAAATGCCGAAAAAAACGCGGCTCTGCGCACGTTGTGCGAAATGATCGAGAAGATCAACATCGATCCGGCAACCATGGAGAAGATTTCAGCCCAATGCGCCACGCTCTTCGAAACCAGCGACCAGGCCGCGATGATCAATACCGAACTTACTGAAACCGACTCCGTCTTCCTCTCCAAACTCCAGAAAAAGCACCCGAATCTCAATCAGAGAGAGCTCAGAATCAGCCTGATGATCAAGCTGGACTATCACTCACGCGACATCGCCAGGTCGCTCGGCCTGTCGACCAGGGGCATCGAAAGCATCCGGTACCGGCTGCACAAGAAAATCGGTCTCGACAAACACAACTCCCTCAAGACCTATCTTACGAACCTGGCCACCGAATCGCTCTGA
- the rsgA gene encoding ribosome small subunit-dependent GTPase A encodes MKETLSGVVTRVTGASYIVETGDGLKVRCRTVPGTVSENEGSNLVAVGDRVEFRPKASETDMAEGVITRVEERRTALVRRREVRRNRSKEKEQVIVANIDQLVLITSFDDPPFNSRLVDRYLVFAESEKLPLLIVVNKIDLDEEGMVEEDLEVYRQLDCNICLVSAEDGRGIEELRELLRDRVSAFSGHSGVGKSTLINLLVGCEELRTAETSGKTGKGVHTTTSSAMFQLPGGGYVIDTPGIREFNLAGITRENLRFYYTEFLRYMPECTFSSCSHTVEPGCAVIAAVESGSIARERYESYLALLDSLAE; translated from the coding sequence ATGAAAGAAACGCTTTCGGGCGTGGTGACGCGGGTCACCGGCGCATCATATATCGTTGAAACCGGCGATGGCCTGAAGGTCAGGTGCCGAACCGTGCCCGGCACCGTGAGCGAAAACGAGGGTTCGAACCTTGTGGCGGTTGGCGACCGGGTCGAGTTCAGGCCGAAGGCGTCAGAGACCGACATGGCGGAAGGGGTGATTACCCGCGTCGAAGAGCGGCGCACGGCGCTGGTTCGGCGGCGGGAGGTGAGGCGCAACCGGAGCAAGGAGAAGGAACAGGTGATCGTCGCGAACATCGACCAGCTCGTGCTGATCACCTCGTTCGACGATCCGCCCTTCAACAGCCGCCTGGTTGACCGCTACCTCGTTTTCGCTGAATCGGAGAAGCTGCCGCTGCTCATCGTGGTCAACAAGATCGACCTCGACGAGGAGGGCATGGTGGAAGAGGATCTGGAGGTCTATCGCCAGCTCGACTGCAATATCTGCCTGGTCAGCGCCGAGGATGGCCGGGGAATCGAGGAGCTTCGCGAGCTGTTGCGCGACCGGGTGTCTGCCTTTAGCGGCCACTCCGGCGTGGGCAAATCGACGCTCATCAACCTGCTCGTCGGGTGCGAGGAGCTGCGAACCGCCGAAACGAGCGGCAAGACCGGCAAGGGGGTGCACACCACCACCAGCTCGGCGATGTTCCAGCTGCCGGGCGGCGGCTACGTGATCGACACGCCGGGCATCCGCGAGTTCAACCTTGCCGGCATCACCCGCGAGAACCTGCGGTTCTACTACACGGAGTTCCTGCGCTACATGCCGGAGTGCACCTTTTCATCCTGCTCGCACACGGTCGAACCGGGTTGTGCCGTGATCGCGGCGGTCGAGTCGGGATCCATCGCCCGGGAGCGCTACGAGAGCTACCTCGCCCTGCTCGATTCGCTCGCCGAGTAA
- a CDS encoding diacylglycerol/lipid kinase family protein produces MGDSFTFIFNPAADKGRAADKTALIERSLAHFEVASLETTRFAGHAAEIARAAAGEGSTLIACGGDGTLNEVVNAVAGQPVKVGVLPVGSANDFLKTFNPSAKEHEVRIRGFAGATSRKVDLGKVEFGGGESRYFVNSIGIGFTGRIASTVKSVKWLRGELSYAWALVSVLLGYSAVKMHITLDTVEGKIELDEPVFAFSVSNGRVEGGKFRIAPEADPFDGLLDVCILKAVSKWRVPGYVLKYLKGSQIHDPNVIYCKARSVEVFLSVSEAMHMDGEVIEKVGGAIAITAEPLAVEMLYEP; encoded by the coding sequence ATGGGCGATAGCTTTACCTTCATTTTCAACCCTGCTGCCGACAAGGGGCGCGCCGCCGACAAGACCGCGCTCATCGAGCGCTCGCTCGCACACTTCGAGGTGGCTTCGCTCGAAACGACCCGCTTTGCTGGGCATGCCGCCGAGATCGCCCGCGCCGCCGCCGGGGAGGGCTCGACGCTCATCGCCTGCGGTGGCGACGGCACGCTCAACGAGGTGGTCAACGCTGTAGCGGGCCAGCCGGTGAAGGTCGGTGTTCTTCCCGTGGGATCGGCCAACGACTTTCTCAAGACCTTCAACCCCTCGGCAAAAGAGCACGAGGTGCGCATCCGCGGTTTTGCCGGAGCCACGAGCCGCAAGGTCGATCTCGGCAAGGTCGAGTTTGGCGGGGGAGAGTCGCGCTACTTCGTCAACTCCATCGGCATCGGCTTCACCGGGCGGATCGCCAGCACGGTCAAGTCGGTGAAGTGGCTGCGCGGCGAGCTGTCGTACGCTTGGGCACTGGTGAGCGTGCTTTTGGGTTATAGTGCAGTAAAAATGCATATTACGCTTGATACCGTAGAGGGGAAGATTGAGCTCGACGAGCCGGTGTTCGCCTTTTCGGTTTCCAACGGCAGGGTCGAGGGCGGCAAGTTCCGCATTGCGCCGGAGGCCGATCCGTTCGACGGGCTGCTCGACGTGTGTATTCTGAAAGCCGTTTCGAAATGGCGCGTGCCTGGATATGTGCTCAAATATCTGAAGGGTAGCCAGATTCACGATCCAAACGTCATCTACTGCAAGGCCAGGTCGGTCGAGGTGTTCCTCTCCGTAAGCGAGGCCATGCACATGGATGGCGAGGTGATCGAGAAGGTTGGCGGCGCAATCGCCATCACCGCCGAGCCGCTCGCGGTCGAGATGCTTTACGAGCCATAA
- a CDS encoding transcriptional regulator, with protein sequence MQTCPVSNLPVTSKHNWKSIPAGADYVKRLELIGDNIFHHYVESDHPVTLNSMSTELVHDVLEESGIKDSPLYLLWDMNNISNISFQYKQGINDIVYRSGLDFAVVVFYNIDESCRIIIETFAAMAPNTMTVLLREDYRDAMTTLLEYRSGKAPEKLEDQDVDEEISMKNEFLATIARMSWLNMLNQKIFLPPTDSPFYPYFKAIDHMQEDLKAKEELHEKEMRQLKAENEQKLSQKIIQLNAQIELGKKEIQRFEQEKNALKSRIAAQEMELTRISTAIGEKTSSLHLICDQIKSLNIESAAKQKILEQCHSMIETELNEKRLKTELTAGDSAFLSKLQKKHPNLNQRELRVSLMVKLNYDTREIARSIGISTRGMESIRYRMHRKLGLDKHKSIKTYLSELASEVS encoded by the coding sequence ATGCAAACCTGCCCAGTTTCCAATCTTCCGGTTACCTCAAAACACAACTGGAAATCAATCCCGGCCGGCGCCGATTATGTCAAACGCCTTGAGCTTATCGGTGACAACATTTTTCACCACTATGTCGAGTCGGATCATCCGGTAACGCTGAACTCCATGAGCACCGAACTGGTTCACGATGTGCTCGAAGAGAGTGGAATCAAGGACTCACCGCTCTACCTCCTGTGGGACATGAACAACATCAGTAACATATCATTCCAGTACAAGCAGGGCATTAACGACATCGTCTACCGCTCGGGTCTCGATTTTGCCGTAGTCGTTTTTTACAACATCGACGAGTCGTGCAGAATCATCATCGAAACCTTCGCTGCAATGGCGCCCAACACGATGACCGTGCTGCTCAGGGAAGACTATCGCGATGCGATGACCACCCTCCTGGAGTACCGGTCAGGCAAAGCTCCCGAGAAGCTGGAGGATCAGGATGTCGATGAGGAAATCTCGATGAAAAATGAATTTCTCGCGACTATCGCCAGAATGTCGTGGCTCAACATGCTCAACCAGAAAATATTCCTTCCACCCACCGATAGTCCCTTCTACCCCTACTTCAAGGCTATCGATCACATGCAAGAGGATCTGAAAGCTAAAGAAGAACTCCATGAAAAGGAGATGCGCCAGCTCAAGGCAGAAAACGAGCAAAAGCTGAGTCAGAAAATCATCCAGCTCAATGCCCAGATCGAGCTTGGCAAAAAGGAGATCCAGCGATTCGAGCAGGAAAAAAATGCCCTGAAATCCAGAATCGCCGCTCAGGAGATGGAGCTGACAAGAATTTCCACTGCTATCGGCGAAAAGACCTCCTCCCTGCACCTGATCTGCGACCAGATCAAGAGTCTCAACATCGAATCGGCGGCCAAGCAGAAAATTCTCGAGCAGTGCCACAGTATGATCGAGACCGAACTGAACGAAAAACGCCTCAAAACCGAGCTCACCGCCGGCGACTCGGCGTTCCTCTCCAAGCTTCAGAAAAAGCACCCAAACCTCAACCAGCGTGAACTCAGGGTAAGCCTGATGGTCAAGCTCAACTACGACACGCGGGAGATCGCGCGCTCAATCGGCATTTCGACGAGAGGCATGGAGAGCATCCGCTACCGGATGCACCGAAAACTCGGTCTGGACAAGCACAAGTCGATCAAGACCTACCTGTCAGAACTCGCATCGGAAGTGAGCTGA
- a CDS encoding low molecular weight protein-tyrosine-phosphatase produces the protein MPVRILFVCYENICRSPMAEGAFGHVASLLGAGGFFEVESAGTVCYQSGSSPDHRAVRAAERYGIDISSIRARCIHDLDLGSFDRIFVMDAENHRDVLDALDGLPVTVHMMTDFALSDAGVEIEDPYYGSEEGFERTMERLLHSATGILSALREAYELPIVDREAGVFLQHSGTGDGR, from the coding sequence ATGCCGGTAAGAATACTTTTTGTCTGTTACGAAAATATCTGCCGTTCTCCGATGGCAGAGGGCGCTTTCGGACACGTCGCATCGCTGCTCGGGGCCGGTGGTTTTTTTGAAGTCGAATCTGCCGGAACGGTGTGCTACCAGTCGGGCTCTTCACCTGACCACCGCGCTGTTCGGGCGGCGGAGCGTTACGGTATCGATATCTCTTCGATCCGTGCGCGTTGTATTCACGACCTCGATCTCGGAAGCTTTGACCGGATTTTCGTTATGGATGCAGAAAATCATCGTGACGTGCTCGACGCGCTTGACGGTCTGCCGGTGACAGTACACATGATGACCGATTTCGCTTTGTCTGATGCGGGCGTGGAAATCGAAGACCCTTATTACGGCAGCGAAGAGGGCTTCGAGCGGACCATGGAGCGACTGCTGCACAGTGCTACGGGAATTTTGTCAGCCTTGCGGGAGGCATATGAACTGCCCATCGTCGACAGAGAGGCAGGGGTGTTTTTGCAACACAGTGGGACGGGCGATGGGCGATAG
- a CDS encoding DUF1848 domain-containing protein, producing MAFRGWKKLPIRIETGEMVEAIAPVIVSASRATDIPAFHAEWFMTRLRAGYVQWCNPFNARQTQYVSFRKTRAVIFWSKNPAPLLPHLSELDAIGINYSFQFTLNDYEAEGLEPYVLPLAKRIETFRRLASHIGPERVVWRFDPLVLTGRLTADMLLERIGRLAEALGGQTRKLVISFADIECYRAVRLRLSRMGAGAREFAPEEMDEFAARLVERNKDWGLELSACAEDSELAGIAKSRCIDGHVLASCFGDDAELMEFLGGSTLFPGDAPVSVALKHQGQRKACGCIVSKDIGVYGTCQHGCRYCYACR from the coding sequence ATGGCGTTCCGGGGTTGGAAGAAGCTGCCGATCCGTATCGAGACGGGCGAAATGGTCGAGGCGATTGCTCCGGTGATCGTTTCGGCCAGCCGTGCCACAGACATTCCGGCGTTTCACGCCGAATGGTTTATGACGCGGCTCCGTGCCGGTTACGTGCAGTGGTGTAATCCCTTCAACGCCCGGCAGACGCAATACGTCTCGTTCCGTAAAACGCGAGCTGTGATTTTCTGGAGCAAGAACCCCGCTCCGCTGCTACCGCACCTCTCCGAGCTCGATGCCATTGGCATCAACTACTCCTTCCAGTTTACCCTGAACGACTACGAAGCGGAAGGTCTCGAACCGTACGTGCTGCCGCTCGCCAAACGGATCGAGACCTTCCGGCGGCTTGCTTCGCACATCGGCCCCGAGCGCGTCGTTTGGCGTTTCGATCCGCTCGTGCTGACCGGTCGACTCACTGCCGACATGCTGCTGGAGAGGATCGGGCGTCTTGCCGAAGCGTTGGGCGGCCAGACCCGCAAGCTCGTCATCAGCTTTGCCGACATTGAGTGCTACCGGGCGGTGCGTCTTCGTCTGTCACGCATGGGCGCAGGCGCTCGCGAGTTCGCGCCGGAGGAGATGGACGAGTTCGCCGCCCGGCTGGTCGAGCGCAACAAGGATTGGGGACTCGAACTCTCCGCCTGCGCAGAGGATAGCGAACTGGCGGGGATTGCAAAAAGTAGGTGTATCGATGGCCATGTGCTGGCGAGCTGCTTTGGCGACGACGCTGAACTGATGGAATTTCTTGGCGGCAGCACCCTTTTTCCGGGTGATGCGCCAGTCAGCGTTGCGCTGAAGCATCAAGGGCAGCGCAAAGCCTGCGGCTGCATCGTGAGCAAGGATATCGGCGTGTATGGCACTTGCCAGCATGGTTGCCGTTACTGTTATGCGTGCCGATAG